Proteins encoded by one window of Microcebus murinus isolate Inina chromosome 2, M.murinus_Inina_mat1.0, whole genome shotgun sequence:
- the PRUNE1 gene encoding exopolyphosphatase PRUNE1 isoform X1 translates to MEDYLQGCRAALQESRPLHVVLGNEACDLDSMVSALALAFYLAKTTEAEEVFVPVLNIKRSELPLRGDNIFFLQKVNIPETILIFRDEIDLHALHQAGQLTLILVDHHVLPKSDAALEEAVAEVLDHRPIEQKHCPPCHVSVELVGSCATLVTERILQGAPEILDRQTAALLHGTIILDCVNMDLKIGKATLKDSKYVEKLEALFPDLPKRNDIFDSLQKAKFDVSGLTTEQMLRKDQKTIYRQGIKVAISTIYMDLEAFLQRSDLLADLHAFCQAHSYDVLVAMTIFFNTQNEPVRQLAIFCPHVALRMTICGVLESSHSPSLKLTPAPSTHPNLQAYLQGNTQVSRKKLLPLLQEALSVYFDSMKIPSGQSETVVVSKEQVDKELDRASNSLIPGLSQDEEDPPLPPTPMNSLVDECPLDQGLPKLSAEAVFEKCSQISLSQSTTASLSKK, encoded by the exons GAGTCCCGACCTCTACATGTTGTACTAGGAAATGAAGCCTGTGACTTGGACTCCATGGTGTCTGCTCTTGCCCTGGCTTTTTACCTAGCAAAG ACGACCGAGGCAGAGGAAGTCTTTGTGccagttttaaatataaaacgtTCTGAGCTACCTCTACGAGGTGACAACATCTTCTTCCTTCAGAAGGTTAACATTCCAGAGACCATCTTGATTTTTCGGGATGAGATTGACCTCCATGCGTTGCACCAGGCTGGCCAACTCACTCTCATCCTTGTCGACCATCATGTCTTACCGAA AAGTGATGCAGCCCTAGAGGAGGCAGTAGCAGAGGTGCTAGACCATCGACCCATTGAGCAGAAACACTGTCCTCCCTGTCATGTTTCAGTTGAACTGGTGGGGTCCTGCGCTACCCTGGTGACTGAGAGAATCCTGCAGGGGGCACCAGAGATCTTGGACAGACAAACTGCAGCCCTTCTGCATG GAACCATCATCTTGGACTGTGTCAACATGGACCTTAAAATTGGAAAGGCAACCCTAAAGGACagcaaatatgtggaaaaactAGAGGCCCTCTTCCCAGatctgcccaagagaaatgacATCTTTGATTCCCTACAAAAGGCAAAGTTTGATGTATCAG GACTGACCACTGAGCAGATGCTGAGAAAGGACCAGAAGACCATCTATAGACAAGGCATCAAGGTGGCCATTAGCACAATATATATGGATTTGGAG gCCTTTCTGCAGAGGTCCGACCTCCTTGCAGATCTCCATGCTTTCTGCCAGGCTCACAGCTATGATGTCCTTGTCGCCATGACTATCTTTTTCAACACTCAAAATGAGCCAGTGCGGCAGTTGGCTATTTTCTGTCCCCATGTGGCACTCCGAATGACG ATCTGTGGAGTCCTGGAAAGTTCCCACTCTCCATCCCTGAAGCTGACTCCTGCCCCAAGCACCCATCCCAACCTCCAAGCCTATCTTCAAGGCAACACCCAGGTCTCTCGAAAAAAACTTCTGCCTCTGCTCCAGGAAGCCCTGTCAGTGTATTTTGACTCCATGAAGATCCCTTCGGGGCAGTCTGAGACAGTGGTTGTTTCCAAGGAGCAGGTGGACAAGGAATTGGACAGGGCAAGTAACTCCCTGATTCCTGGATTGAGCCAAGATGAGGAGGACCCTCCACTGCCCCCCACACCCATGAACAGCTTGGTGGATGAGTGCCCTCTGGATCAGGGGCTGCCCAAACTCTCCGCTGAGGCTGTCTTTGAGAAATGCAGCCAGATCTCGCTGTCACAGTCTACCACTGCCTCCCTGTCAAAGAAGTGA
- the PRUNE1 gene encoding exopolyphosphatase PRUNE1 isoform X2, whose protein sequence is MRLTSMRCTRLANSLSSLSTIMSYRRLTTEQMLRKDQKTIYRQGIKVAISTIYMDLEAFLQRSDLLADLHAFCQAHSYDVLVAMTIFFNTQNEPVRQLAIFCPHVALRMTICGVLESSHSPSLKLTPAPSTHPNLQAYLQGNTQVSRKKLLPLLQEALSVYFDSMKIPSGQSETVVVSKEQVDKELDRASNSLIPGLSQDEEDPPLPPTPMNSLVDECPLDQGLPKLSAEAVFEKCSQISLSQSTTASLSKK, encoded by the exons ATGAGATTGACCTCCATGCGTTGCACCAGGCTGGCCAACTCACTCTCATCCTTGTCGACCATCATGTCTTACCGAA GACTGACCACTGAGCAGATGCTGAGAAAGGACCAGAAGACCATCTATAGACAAGGCATCAAGGTGGCCATTAGCACAATATATATGGATTTGGAG gCCTTTCTGCAGAGGTCCGACCTCCTTGCAGATCTCCATGCTTTCTGCCAGGCTCACAGCTATGATGTCCTTGTCGCCATGACTATCTTTTTCAACACTCAAAATGAGCCAGTGCGGCAGTTGGCTATTTTCTGTCCCCATGTGGCACTCCGAATGACG ATCTGTGGAGTCCTGGAAAGTTCCCACTCTCCATCCCTGAAGCTGACTCCTGCCCCAAGCACCCATCCCAACCTCCAAGCCTATCTTCAAGGCAACACCCAGGTCTCTCGAAAAAAACTTCTGCCTCTGCTCCAGGAAGCCCTGTCAGTGTATTTTGACTCCATGAAGATCCCTTCGGGGCAGTCTGAGACAGTGGTTGTTTCCAAGGAGCAGGTGGACAAGGAATTGGACAGGGCAAGTAACTCCCTGATTCCTGGATTGAGCCAAGATGAGGAGGACCCTCCACTGCCCCCCACACCCATGAACAGCTTGGTGGATGAGTGCCCTCTGGATCAGGGGCTGCCCAAACTCTCCGCTGAGGCTGTCTTTGAGAAATGCAGCCAGATCTCGCTGTCACAGTCTACCACTGCCTCCCTGTCAAAGAAGTGA
- the BNIPL gene encoding bcl-2/adenovirus E1B 19 kDa-interacting protein 2-like protein isoform X2, which yields MGTVQEAGKKTLDLGENAETAELEAALRLGELELKEEWQDEEFPRLLPEEVGPSEDPEDPKGGTPNTLALRGQRPMRKRLSAPESWLNLTEGPGDNEASPTHSAPSSPDGSSDLEVDELETPSDSEQLDSGHEFEWEDELPQTEGLGASEAAERLGQGCMWDVAGEDGRRWRVFRTGQREQRVDMTVIDPYKKVLSHGGYHGDGLNAVILFASCYLPRSSIPNYTYVMEHLFKYMVGTLELLVAENYMLVHLSGGTSRAQVPPLSWIRQCYHTLDRRLRKNLRALVVVHATCSKFARKIRFLDSLGELAQLISLDQIHIPEAVRQLDQDLHGSGGI from the exons ATGGGAACTGTacaggaagcaggaaaaaagacTTTAGATCTTGG AGAGAATGCAGAAACAGCAGAACTAGAAGCAGCTCTGAGACTTGGGGAACTGGAGCTGAAGGAGGAATGGCAGGATGAAGAATTTCCTAG ATTGCTTCCTGAGGAGGTTGGTCCTTCTGAAGATCCTGAAGACCCTAAAGGAG GTACCCCCAACACTTTAGCCCTACGTGGCCAGCGCCCCATGCGTAAGCGTCTCTCTGCCCCAGAGTCGTGGCTGAATCTGACTGAGGGGCCTGGAGATAATGAAGCTTCTCCTACCCACTCTGCACCTTCGTCTCCTGATGGCAGTTCTGACCTGGAGGTAGATGAATTGGAGACACCTTCAGACTCGGAGCAGCTGGACAGTGGACATGAATTTGAATGGGAAG ATGAGCTGCCCCAGACAGAGGGTCTGGGGGCCAGTGAGGCAGCTGAAAGGCTGGGACAGGGTTGTATGTGGGATGTGGCTGGAGAAGATGGTCGTCGCTGGAGGGTGTTCCGAACAGGACAGAGGGAGCAGCGAGTGGACATGACTGTCATTGACCCCTATAAGAAAGTCCTGTCTCATGGAG GTTACCATGGCGATGGCCTCAATGCTGTCATCCTCTTTGCTTCCTGTTATCTACCCAGGAGCAGCATCCCCAACTACACCTATGTCATGGAACACTTGTTTAA GTATATGGTGGGAACTCTGGAACTGCTGGTAGCTGAAAATTATATGCTTGTTCATTTGAGTGGAGGTACAAGCAGGGCCCAAGTTCCACCTCTGAGCTGGATACGCCAATGTTACCATACACTGGATCGGCG GCTCCGGAAAAACCTTCGAGCTCTGGTGGTTGTCCATGCTACATG TTCCAAATTTGCACGAAAGATCCGTTTTCTGGACAGCCTGGGGGAGCTGGCCCAACTCATCTCCCTGGATCAAATTCACATCCCTGAAGCTGTCAGACA GCTGGACCAGGATCTCCATGGCTCTGGAGGGATCTAG
- the BNIPL gene encoding bcl-2/adenovirus E1B 19 kDa-interacting protein 2-like protein isoform X1 encodes MGTVQEAGKKTLDLGENAETAELEAALRLGELELKEEWQDEEFPRLLPEEVGPSEDPEDPKGGTPNTLALRGQRPMRKRLSAPESWLNLTEGPGDNEASPTHSAPSSPDGSSDLEVDELETPSDSEQLDSGHEFEWEDELPQTEGLGASEAAERLGQGCMWDVAGEDGRRWRVFRTGQREQRVDMTVIDPYKKVLSHGGYHGDGLNAVILFASCYLPRSSIPNYTYVMEHLFKYMVGTLELLVAENYMLVHLSGGTSRAQVPPLSWIRQCYHTLDRRLRKNLRALVVVHATWYVKAFLALLRPFISSKFARKIRFLDSLGELAQLISLDQIHIPEAVRQLDQDLHGSGGI; translated from the exons ATGGGAACTGTacaggaagcaggaaaaaagacTTTAGATCTTGG AGAGAATGCAGAAACAGCAGAACTAGAAGCAGCTCTGAGACTTGGGGAACTGGAGCTGAAGGAGGAATGGCAGGATGAAGAATTTCCTAG ATTGCTTCCTGAGGAGGTTGGTCCTTCTGAAGATCCTGAAGACCCTAAAGGAG GTACCCCCAACACTTTAGCCCTACGTGGCCAGCGCCCCATGCGTAAGCGTCTCTCTGCCCCAGAGTCGTGGCTGAATCTGACTGAGGGGCCTGGAGATAATGAAGCTTCTCCTACCCACTCTGCACCTTCGTCTCCTGATGGCAGTTCTGACCTGGAGGTAGATGAATTGGAGACACCTTCAGACTCGGAGCAGCTGGACAGTGGACATGAATTTGAATGGGAAG ATGAGCTGCCCCAGACAGAGGGTCTGGGGGCCAGTGAGGCAGCTGAAAGGCTGGGACAGGGTTGTATGTGGGATGTGGCTGGAGAAGATGGTCGTCGCTGGAGGGTGTTCCGAACAGGACAGAGGGAGCAGCGAGTGGACATGACTGTCATTGACCCCTATAAGAAAGTCCTGTCTCATGGAG GTTACCATGGCGATGGCCTCAATGCTGTCATCCTCTTTGCTTCCTGTTATCTACCCAGGAGCAGCATCCCCAACTACACCTATGTCATGGAACACTTGTTTAA GTATATGGTGGGAACTCTGGAACTGCTGGTAGCTGAAAATTATATGCTTGTTCATTTGAGTGGAGGTACAAGCAGGGCCCAAGTTCCACCTCTGAGCTGGATACGCCAATGTTACCATACACTGGATCGGCG GCTCCGGAAAAACCTTCGAGCTCTGGTGGTTGTCCATGCTACATGGTATGTGAAGGCATTTCTGGCACTGCTTCGGCCCTTCATCAG TTCCAAATTTGCACGAAAGATCCGTTTTCTGGACAGCCTGGGGGAGCTGGCCCAACTCATCTCCCTGGATCAAATTCACATCCCTGAAGCTGTCAGACA GCTGGACCAGGATCTCCATGGCTCTGGAGGGATCTAG
- the BNIPL gene encoding bcl-2/adenovirus E1B 19 kDa-interacting protein 2-like protein isoform X3, with amino-acid sequence MGTVQEAGKKTLDLGENAETAELEAALRLGELELKEEWQDEEFPRLLPEEVGPSEDPEDPKGGTPNTLALRGQRPMRKRLSAPESWLNLTEGPGDNEASPTHSAPSSPDGSSDLEVDELETPSDSEQLDSGHEFEWEDELPQTEGLGASEAAERLGQGCMWDVAGEDGRRWRVFRTGQREQRVDMTVIDPYKKVLSHGGYHGDGLNAVILFASCYLPRSSIPNYTYVMEHLFKYMVGTLELLVAENYMLVHLSGGTSRAQVPPLSWIRQCYHTLDRRLRKNLRALVVVHATWYVKAFLALLRPFIRLDQDLHGSGGI; translated from the exons ATGGGAACTGTacaggaagcaggaaaaaagacTTTAGATCTTGG AGAGAATGCAGAAACAGCAGAACTAGAAGCAGCTCTGAGACTTGGGGAACTGGAGCTGAAGGAGGAATGGCAGGATGAAGAATTTCCTAG ATTGCTTCCTGAGGAGGTTGGTCCTTCTGAAGATCCTGAAGACCCTAAAGGAG GTACCCCCAACACTTTAGCCCTACGTGGCCAGCGCCCCATGCGTAAGCGTCTCTCTGCCCCAGAGTCGTGGCTGAATCTGACTGAGGGGCCTGGAGATAATGAAGCTTCTCCTACCCACTCTGCACCTTCGTCTCCTGATGGCAGTTCTGACCTGGAGGTAGATGAATTGGAGACACCTTCAGACTCGGAGCAGCTGGACAGTGGACATGAATTTGAATGGGAAG ATGAGCTGCCCCAGACAGAGGGTCTGGGGGCCAGTGAGGCAGCTGAAAGGCTGGGACAGGGTTGTATGTGGGATGTGGCTGGAGAAGATGGTCGTCGCTGGAGGGTGTTCCGAACAGGACAGAGGGAGCAGCGAGTGGACATGACTGTCATTGACCCCTATAAGAAAGTCCTGTCTCATGGAG GTTACCATGGCGATGGCCTCAATGCTGTCATCCTCTTTGCTTCCTGTTATCTACCCAGGAGCAGCATCCCCAACTACACCTATGTCATGGAACACTTGTTTAA GTATATGGTGGGAACTCTGGAACTGCTGGTAGCTGAAAATTATATGCTTGTTCATTTGAGTGGAGGTACAAGCAGGGCCCAAGTTCCACCTCTGAGCTGGATACGCCAATGTTACCATACACTGGATCGGCG GCTCCGGAAAAACCTTCGAGCTCTGGTGGTTGTCCATGCTACATGGTATGTGAAGGCATTTCTGGCACTGCTTCGGCCCTTCATCAG GCTGGACCAGGATCTCCATGGCTCTGGAGGGATCTAG
- the C2H1orf56 gene encoding protein MENT, giving the protein MVGVLLWALLLSLGSWAAGAEDQTQTLTGTPHISFSFGGPPIRHRSTARPRLPRRTKIILEDEDDATANADRLAGPAAAELLASTVSTSDSRSSMFEDGSLEEGVVINARKNKFSPETPGATRNTAGGSTTFIANSQEPEIRLITGLPRSTRKSTEDQLASAASLTRWSTPGSTPSRWPSLSRTAMPPPEDLHLVLMPWGPWHCHCKSGTMSRTRSGKLQGLSGRLRVGALSQLRTEHRPCTYQQCACNRLQEECPLDTGFCSGSNCASPTTTTSTTFPSIQARRRPLLPPPTPTPNPALAFWKRVRIGLEDIWNSLSTVFTEMQPIDRNRR; this is encoded by the exons ATGGTCGGCGTGCTGCTCTGGGCCCTGCTGCTGAGTCTGGGGTCCTGGGCGGCGGGGGCCGAAGACCAGACCCAGACTCTGACCGGGACGCCACACATCAGTTTCAGCTTTGGGGGTCCTCCGATCCGCCACCGGAGCACCGCCCGGCCCCGTCTTCCCCGGAGGACAAAGATAATTCTGGAGGATGAGGATGACGCCACGGCCAATGCCGACCGCCTGGCAGGCCCAGCAGCTGCCGAGCTCTTGGCTTCCACGGTGTCCACAAGCGACAGCCGGTCATCAATGTTTGAGGATGGGTCTTTGGAAGAGGGGGTTGTGATTAATGCCAGAAAGAATAAGTTCAGCCCAGAGACACCAGGTGCCACTCGCAATACAGCAGGGGGTTCCACCACGTTTATAGCTAATAGCCAGGAACCCGAAATTAGGCTTATTACAGGCCTGCCTCGCTCTACCCGTAAGTCCACGGAGGACCAGCTGGCCTCCGCAGCCAGCCTGACTCGGTGGTCGACACCCGGGTCCACCCCGAGTCGGTGGCCATCACTCTCGCGCACAGCCATGCCACCTCCTGAGGATCTGCATCTGGTGCTGATGCCCTGGGGCCCGTGGCACTGCCACTGCAAGTCAGGCACCATGAGCCGAACCAGGTCCGGGAAGCTGCAAGGCCTTTCCGGGCGCCTTCGAGTTGGGGCGCTGAGCCAACTCAGGACGGAGCACAGACCTTGCACCTACCAGCAATGTGCCTGCAACCGACTTCAGGAGGAGTGTCCCCTGGACACAGGTTTCTGTTCTGGCAGCAACTGTGCCtctcctaccaccaccaccagtaCCACCTTCCCCAGCATCCAAGCTAGACGCCGACCCCTCTTACCACCTCCaactcccacccccaaccccgcgCTGGCTTTTTGGAAACGGGTCAGGATTGGCCTGGAGGATATTTGGAATAGTCTCTCTACCGTGTTCACAGAGATGCAACCA ATAGACAGAAACCGGAGGTAA
- the CDC42SE1 gene encoding CDC42 small effector protein 1 — protein MSEFWHKLGCCVVEKPQPKKKRRRIDRTMIGEPMNFVHLTHIGSGEMGAGDGLAMTGAVQEQMRSKGNRDRPWSNSRGL, from the exons ATGAGTGAATTTTGGCACAAACTGGGCTGCTGTGTGGTAGAGAAACCCCAGCCG AAGAAGAAGCGAAGACGGATTGACCGGACCATGATTGGGGAACCAATGAATTTTGTTCACCTGACTCACATTGGCTCTGGGGAGATGGGGGCCGGAGATGGACTTGCCATG ACAGGTGCAGTTCAGGAGCAGATGAGGTCCAAGGGAAACCGAGACAGGCCATGGAGCAATTCTCGGGGCTTGTAG
- the MLLT11 gene encoding protein AF1q isoform X1, producing MEAMRDPVSSQYSSFLFWRMPIPELDLSELEGLGLSDTSIFKVKDNSVGKMTGQATGAEQEKNPEGDALLEYSTFNFWRAPIASIHSFELDLL from the exons ATG GAAGCTATGAGGGACCCCGTGAGTAGCCAGTACAGCTCCTTTCTTTTCTGGAGGATGCCCATCCCAGAACTGGATCTGTCAGAGCTAGAAGGCCTGGGTCTGTCAGATACATCCATCTTCAAGGTCAAGGACAACAGCGTTGGCAAAATGACCGGGCAAGCAACTGGAGCAGAACAGGAGAAAAACCCCGAAGGTGATGCCCTTCTTGAGTACAGCACCTTCAACTTCTGGAGAGCTCCCATTGCCAGCATCCACTCCTTTGAATTGGACTTGCTC
- the MLLT11 gene encoding protein AF1q isoform X2, whose product MRDPVSSQYSSFLFWRMPIPELDLSELEGLGLSDTSIFKVKDNSVGKMTGQATGAEQEKNPEGDALLEYSTFNFWRAPIASIHSFELDLL is encoded by the coding sequence ATGAGGGACCCCGTGAGTAGCCAGTACAGCTCCTTTCTTTTCTGGAGGATGCCCATCCCAGAACTGGATCTGTCAGAGCTAGAAGGCCTGGGTCTGTCAGATACATCCATCTTCAAGGTCAAGGACAACAGCGTTGGCAAAATGACCGGGCAAGCAACTGGAGCAGAACAGGAGAAAAACCCCGAAGGTGATGCCCTTCTTGAGTACAGCACCTTCAACTTCTGGAGAGCTCCCATTGCCAGCATCCACTCCTTTGAATTGGACTTGCTC